Sequence from the Paralichthys olivaceus isolate ysfri-2021 chromosome 1, ASM2471397v2, whole genome shotgun sequence genome:
ATTTTTAAACGATGAAGGAATTCATTGCAGGTCGGTTTATTCCATCTGCGGAATCAAGTCCGAGTTTTAGGATTCAGAGATGCCACAGATACAGTTCATCTTCCTCACATGATCTatatgaggatgatgatgatgatgatgatgaggacgatgattatgatgatgatgatgaggatgatgatgatgaagtgtcAACATGGTGTAATGTAATGTGGGAACCTGCATAGCAAAGTAAAGTATCAGACTCCACGTGTTTTCCCTCAGACTGAGTTTATCTGGTGTGCGGGATCATTTTGGAGTTGGAGACTCCTTTCCGGTCAATGATGGACAGCGTGTACTCTCCGTTGTCCATAATCTGGAGAGGCACCACAGCCTGCGTCTCCCCCTGCGTAAAAGAGCGCGTCGCGCAGCCCCGGCTCGTGGACGGAGTGGGCACTCTCCAGAACAAACTGCTGAGCATCTTCCTGATCTCCGGCCTCATCAGACAGTAAAGCACCGGGTTCAAACAGCTGTTCGCGTGCGCCAGGCACACGGTGACCGGGAACACGTACGTGTGCACCATGTAGTACGTCTTATCCCAGTTGACCGCGTTGAACTTGACCAGGACGCCCCAGAAGGTGATGGCGTGGTTTGGCatccagcagcagaagaaggaTAAAACCACTATAGCCACAGATTTGGTGACTCTGGACCTGCGCTTGGGGTTGCTGCTCCCCATGCTCCGCTGCCTCACGAAGCGCAGGAGCATCAGGTAGTTGACGCAGACGATGAGCATGGGGATGATGAAGGCGATCAGTATCTTCTGGATGTGGTAGAGGGCGAGCCAGTCGTGTCCTTCAGGGAACCGGAGGAGGCAGAGCTTCTCCCCGGCGACGACGGTCACTGCGGAGAAGATCGCTGTCGGAGCCGTGGCCACGGTCGCTGCCACCCACAGCACCGCGCACACCCACTTTACGCACCGCGACCTCCTGTAGGTTTTCTTCTTCAGGGCAGAGGCCACCGACCAGTAGCGGGTCACACTCATCGCGGTGAGGAAGAACACGCTCGCGTACATGTTCATCACGGTGATGGAGAGGATGATTTTGCACATGGCGTCTCCAAACGGCCAGCTGAAGTCCAGCGCGGTGTCCACGGCCCAGAAGGGCAGCGTGAGGACAAACTGGAAGTCCGTCACCGCCAGGTTGATGATGAACACGTTGATCTTCGACCTCTTCCGACCTTGGCGTAACCTCATGAGGAAAAAGACGAGCAGGTTCCCCACCAGACCCATCGCGCACACCACAGAGTACACCACGGAGATGAGTATCCTCAGGATGGGGCTCCCGTCCGCGCTCATGTCGATGTCTTCGAAACTAAATATCCCATCGGCTGGAGAACTCAGGTTCAGAGCTCCGCTGTAGTTCATTATTTCATCCATCGTCAAAGTTAGAGACCTGCACCCTCAGCAGAGTTTGTACTGTGCGCACAGACTAGAAGAATCAACCCAAACGCCCCATGCGTAAAGTGTCTCTGTCGCCATTCAGCGGAGCCACATCTTCATCACACCTCTCTGAATGACAGCTGACCTGGAGTCTGCTTTTATACAGGTGTGTGATTCCTCTGCTGTGCCGCGATTGGTCCAATGAGATGCGACAGAAGACGCAGGCATAGAGCTCAGACCATCCCGGtcccaacaacaacacacaccagACCCGGGATGGATGGGACGCACGTCGCTGCGCACAGTGGGGGTGTACCCGTGCGTAAAATGCGTCGCGAATGGATCAAAGTGtgtcaaaaaaacaactttttatcAAGAGTAGCCAGATAAAATGCACGAATTAAGACATGAAGCGTTTATGATAAGATGAATAGAGGAGGAATTAAATGCTGAATTCAAGCAGAACAGAATAAAAACGAAGACactttaaaaccaaaaccaaaacagtTGGAAGCTGtttaaaagtttttgttttgaacaatATTCTAGATCATTTCTGTTCGTGCACCTCATTGTCTGTTTTGcagataaataaagtttaaccATCAGCACCATCAAccatatcagtgtgtgtttaatttgacTGTATCATCGCTGCAGGATTATTACAACAAACCACATCATCTGAAACCTGAAGCTGCACAGGAGCTTTATCCCTGAACCTGCGGGTCCATGGTGCTGCCAGGCTCCCGCTAGAGGGCGCGCTAAGCCTGGGCAGATAAAGACCAACGATAAAGTGACATAACATTCTGGAGCTTAATGAACATTTGGATTTGGAACATAATTTATTCCAGCTGGTCCCATAGAGGAAAACACACTGTCATTGATTTTCTtgtagaaatgaaatgaatatgataaataagtTAATTTGTCTTCTGTGTTTACATGACTCCAGGCAGATGGAGTTTCCAAAGGTTTATGAAATCAGGAACTTCTTCAAACGTCCACAACAGTTTCATCAGGACTTTATGAACGTTTTTATCACACAGTTTCCACCACAGAGACAATTGATCTGATTCCTCTTCATGCACAAAGGGTTCATCCCTTTGTGCATGAAGAGGAATCAAAGATCTCATCGAGCCATGGCTAGAAATCACTTCTCCAGTGGATGAAACAGCAGGCCGCAGAAACTGGTCCTCATCTGACCCACTGAACCCGACTGACCCCTGATGAGGCTGAACCTTCCACTGGATCCGATTTCTTGGAGGAGCATTCCCCTTTAAGCCTGCAGCCCTCCGGAGAGATGGCCCATTGTCTTAAGTCCTCCCATCTGTGGGGGTGGCTCTGCACAAAGTTTGCAGAGGAAAAGTTTGTGAGCTGTCACTGGCTGTCGggaggagacagatggagaacaGAGGGCACAGCCACCCGTGAGCAGAGGTTCACACCGACTCGCAAACAAAAGAAGCGAGGACGCAACAAAGACGCACAGCGGAGGCGCGCGATGTCCGGGCCTGAGGTGGACAAGTTGGTCGGGTCTGTCAGAGTTTAAGGGTaacaaaggagagaagaagaagaaggaggaggagaagaaagaggagaaggaggagaagaaggagaagtgCATCCAGCGCAGATGGAAGTGATTTGAGTTTTCCAGTCGACGCGGTGTGTGAGAGGCGTTAAATGTTTCTCCAGCGCAGGCCAGAGTCCTGACAACATGACCCGGTTGGAGTGCGGGCGTCACGCGTCGTTTGGACGAGCGGTGTCTCCCCTTCACTTCTTCATCGCACTTCTGACGCTGCTGCAAACCTGCAACACGCTGCGATCATCACAGGAAGCAGGTGAGTGAGCCAGAAAACCAACAAACCAGCCAACATTCAAACGTGTGATGGATGATAACACCAAGGTCTCCGCTTGTCCTTTGTGCACATTTGCTCCACAAGTGCATCTCATCGCAGCCCTGACCTGTGTTCACAGTCTCTGGGCCAGAGCAATTAAACCCAACATTCAGCTCAGTGTGGTCCTTCAGATGAATCACCGGAGGGTGAATCCCCATCCGCCCTCCCTgcagtgcccttgagcaaatcCCCCAGAGTCTCAGCTCTGTGCCTgacagtgacctctgacctcccccAGTGAAGGACAGGAAGCAGAATCATATCAGGACTGTAGAATGATTCATTATCATTCTTGCAATGGATCTGTGCTGTCCATCCTATGCTTTGCAATTTGTAGTAGTCGACATGCCCGGTGGATATCCTCGCATCAGAGAATTAATCCTCCTTTGTCTTGTGCACTGTCTCGTTTCCACCGCCAACACTTTCATCCTCTGGCTCTTCTTCGCAGTACGTGGTTTGGAAGTTAGAAGTCAGGGCcgtgcagaggaaacagaaacaaggAGTCGAGTAGaacttaatttgtctcttttgtaAGTTGTGCAGCAGTtaaacacaaaatgatcaaaattaAATAAGGCCATTCAATAAGATAAGAGGGGAAAACAACACATGCTGCACAAGCACTGATTTAATTAACAGGGCATGATGGTTGTATCGGTTCTTGGTTCTTCCTTGTGGGCAATATTAACAATCAGTAGGACACACACATCCGCCGAGGCCCAACAAATCCAGCtacaccaaactgcacacactcatagatatccgTTCCCTTAACATGCCTGATTAAAAAAGATCTGCCCCCACCAAGTTCGCTGGAATTGCTTCCAGTAGTTTTTTGCATTCTTTTTCctaggggtgaaaacatgacctccttcgTCAGAGGTAACAATGATAAGTTGGATTTTTAGGATCTTTTAAGGCGCCATAGGCCTCTTTACAAAGGTTGGAACGTAAAATactggagaaaataaaactggtgGGCAAAAACCTTTGTGAACAGGTGCTATGAGACAGTTCCAGTGGGTGGAGGCTGCAACACTGAATATGCCGCCACTGTGTCGTTCACAGGCTGGTGCAGGGCAGGTGGAGCACAGGACCCTATGTTCAGAGATGGAGGGGTTGTTCGTGTGTGAAAGTCTACGGATACCCTcgggagttcatgtctgaaacagcAGAGTGATGTGTCATGATGTAGTTTGAGTGATTCAGTGAGGGATCTGAAGGAGAGGATGTAGGAGGCAGAATTCAAGGTCTGCAGCTCTGAAGCTCTATAGATGCCGGGGGTGGGGTTGGGTGCTGTCAGACAAAATGGATCCTTCTTTCTTTAACAACTGTTTGTGAAACAGCTCAGTGCCCCGTCTCATCCGTCATAAATTAGCTGAGAGAACAACAAAGAGCTGTCAGGCTCTGCAGACGTGAGTTGCTGGGGAGAGGCACCTTCCCGACCAAGTAAAGAAATCTCGGTGACAAACGTTGGTGCAGGAGcttatttttttcaaactaCTAAGAACAAGAAGAGAAATGGGACACATACGTCCTCTAATTCTCTCAGACAACTCCCCTGGCAGCAACATAAAGACGCCTGGCGATTCTGGGCTGTACATCAAATACCTCTTCCCAAGCCGAGCGACTTCTAGACGCAATCACAGGTGTGTTTTCCCACAGTGTCTTATTTTAGCAGTTATGATTGTTTCTGATCACCGTGGATAAATTGAAAGTCAcattccttttcttcttctcgtgGTAAACGATTGCTCGGAGACCCCCGGGGGAGCCGCTGCTAAACGAAAAAGACACAACCAAGTCCCttgaattcaaaatgaaatagttgtgtgtgttttgttaattaGGCAACGCTGAAGGCAACAACAGCAGATGGAGAAAACCAGTCATGTG
This genomic interval carries:
- the LOC109637238 gene encoding relaxin-3 receptor 1-like; translated protein: MDEIMNYSGALNLSSPADGIFSFEDIDMSADGSPILRILISVVYSVVCAMGLVGNLLVFFLMRLRQGRKRSKINVFIINLAVTDFQFVLTLPFWAVDTALDFSWPFGDAMCKIILSITVMNMYASVFFLTAMSVTRYWSVASALKKKTYRRSRCVKWVCAVLWVAATVATAPTAIFSAVTVVAGEKLCLLRFPEGHDWLALYHIQKILIAFIIPMLIVCVNYLMLLRFVRQRSMGSSNPKRRSRVTKSVAIVVLSFFCCWMPNHAITFWGVLVKFNAVNWDKTYYMVHTYVFPVTVCLAHANSCLNPVLYCLMRPEIRKMLSSLFWRVPTPSTSRGCATRSFTQGETQAVVPLQIMDNGEYTLSIIDRKGVSNSKMIPHTR